The following are encoded in a window of Paenibacillaceae bacterium GAS479 genomic DNA:
- a CDS encoding Protein N-acetyltransferase, RimJ/RimL family — MNPNSNLSSLGPADGWKVIPMSEEHAEEICRWRYEPPYDVYNNDPWETLKKLEIEFGDPKLREEQYAVIVDPGDGELMGYAQFFPIEGVTRLGLAMRPDLCGDGVGSSFVRLLVQEARHRKPSDEIDLEVLIWNIRARRAYEKAGFRLTDTYERGTPDGPMQFHCMVYKGR, encoded by the coding sequence ATGAACCCGAATTCGAACTTGTCCTCCCTTGGTCCGGCAGACGGCTGGAAAGTCATCCCGATGTCCGAGGAACATGCCGAAGAGATATGCCGCTGGCGGTATGAGCCACCCTATGATGTGTACAATAATGATCCTTGGGAAACGTTGAAAAAGCTCGAGATCGAATTCGGCGATCCTAAGCTTCGTGAGGAGCAGTATGCGGTTATTGTGGATCCGGGAGACGGGGAGCTGATGGGCTATGCCCAATTTTTCCCCATCGAAGGTGTTACCAGACTTGGTCTTGCCATGCGACCAGACTTGTGTGGAGACGGTGTCGGATCTTCTTTTGTGCGTCTTCTTGTGCAAGAAGCGCGCCACCGCAAGCCGAGCGATGAGATCGATCTGGAAGTGCTGATCTGGAACATTCGAGCCCGCCGTGCTTACGAAAAAGCCGGCTTCCGTCTCACCGATACCTACGAGCGCGGCACACCCGACGGGCCGATGCAATTTCATTGTATGGTATACAAAGGCCGCTGA
- a CDS encoding Major Facilitator Superfamily protein — MRKLILLGCLSYFVIGLAHVVAGALLEPVMANYKLDYGSAGQWITNQFLGFLAGVLAAPALSSRIGRRSTLVLALGALTAAEAVYSVLPPWEIILLVAPVAGFGFGMAEAVVGALVMDVFSKSKASVMGWLEVAFGAGALVMPGVAALLIQDGIWQMSFPVLTALAGISMLLWMTLSFGKADEAVAYMPKRAHKPGMDEEGRLAAEAYVEGAAGSGGLLGQGSNVGGAVPGVAVGFNGQGSSVEGAGTGAARGMNGKGSSLEGAGLGAAVGLNGQGTNVRVAVPGAAVGMEGQGTNVGGAVPGAAGAGWLGYKKGAWPVLAVGMLFFFLYVGMEMVIANYLPSIMTNQSGLPEAEASAVLSLFWGMMVAGRLMIGLFTRAAGYRLYLLGSVGASLVMMVLLAGAHTLSWTLVLVGLAGFCLAGIFAVALIYVNERLPGMTDRTTSLLVACGGLGGAIFPKLGGWLFDLYGWQRLLQMTAVMAALLLLLLLALLALRDRRETAVR, encoded by the coding sequence ATGCGTAAACTGATTCTTCTCGGTTGTCTGTCTTATTTCGTCATTGGCTTGGCTCATGTAGTTGCGGGAGCGTTGCTGGAACCGGTCATGGCTAATTATAAGCTGGATTACGGATCGGCTGGCCAGTGGATAACGAATCAATTTCTAGGTTTTCTGGCAGGTGTGTTGGCAGCTCCCGCTCTCTCTTCCCGCATAGGCAGACGGAGCACGCTCGTCCTAGCTCTGGGAGCGCTCACTGCGGCGGAAGCGGTTTATAGTGTCCTTCCCCCATGGGAAATTATTTTGCTGGTAGCTCCGGTTGCGGGTTTTGGCTTCGGCATGGCGGAGGCCGTTGTTGGTGCGCTGGTCATGGACGTGTTCTCGAAGAGCAAGGCCTCGGTTATGGGCTGGCTGGAAGTCGCCTTCGGCGCCGGCGCACTGGTTATGCCGGGTGTGGCGGCTCTTTTGATCCAGGATGGCATATGGCAAATGAGCTTCCCCGTGCTGACGGCGCTCGCCGGTATCTCAATGTTGTTGTGGATGACGCTTTCATTCGGCAAAGCCGACGAAGCGGTCGCTTATATGCCGAAACGTGCGCATAAACCTGGAATGGATGAAGAAGGCCGATTAGCTGCGGAAGCTTATGTGGAGGGAGCGGCTGGATCGGGCGGATTGCTCGGACAGGGCTCGAACGTAGGAGGGGCTGTTCCGGGTGTTGCAGTAGGATTTAACGGACAGGGCTCGAGCGTGGAAGGGGCTGGCACGGGTGCTGCCAGGGGGATGAACGGAAAGGGTTCGAGTTTAGAAGGGGCTGGCCTAGGTGCTGCAGTAGGATTGAACGGACAGGGCACGAACGTAAGAGTGGCTGTTCCGGGTGCTGCGGTGGGAATGGAAGGACAGGGCACGAACGTCGGAGGGGCTGTCCCAGGTGCTGCGGGCGCCGGCTGGCTCGGTTACAAAAAAGGGGCTTGGCCTGTGCTGGCGGTCGGAATGCTGTTCTTTTTCCTCTATGTCGGCATGGAAATGGTCATTGCCAACTACCTGCCTTCCATTATGACCAACCAGTCCGGCCTGCCGGAGGCGGAGGCCTCGGCCGTGCTTAGCCTGTTCTGGGGCATGATGGTCGCCGGACGGCTGATGATTGGCCTGTTCACTCGCGCTGCGGGATACCGCTTATATCTGCTCGGCTCTGTCGGCGCGTCACTCGTTATGATGGTGCTACTCGCTGGTGCGCATACACTGAGCTGGACGCTCGTGTTGGTTGGGTTAGCGGGTTTCTGCTTGGCGGGAATTTTCGCTGTTGCACTGATTTATGTCAACGAGCGGCTGCCGGGGATGACTGACCGCACGACGAGTCTGCTCGTCGCTTGCGGCGGTCTCGGTGGAGCTATTTTCCCCAAGCTGGGAGGCTGGCTGTTCGATCTATACGGCTGGCAGCGGCTTCTGCAGATGACCGCCGTTATGGCGGCCTTATTGCTTCTGTTGCTTCTTGCCCTGCTGGCGCTTCGGGATCGGAGAGAGACCGCGGTAAGGTGA
- a CDS encoding chemotaxis protein MotA: MQRDGFLIIRSPAFTTWTGCIMEKSTVIGIVLGLVAVLVGMVLKGAGLYNLVNPAAFMIIIVGTAASLFIGFPMSELAKFPLLLKMIFISQKLITRQNLITMFAEWASITRREGLLALETKVDEIEDPFLKNGMRMIIDGNDQDFVRDVLLEDISAMEERHKTGALLFTQAGTYAPTLGVLGAVVGLIAALSDMSDMTKLAHAIAGAFIATLLGIFTGYVLWHPIANKLKRMSKRESQLKLMMVEGLLSIQSGVSTTAINQKLSVYLSPKERIQMQASKEGKLIEQEA, encoded by the coding sequence ATGCAGCGTGATGGTTTCCTCATCATCCGCTCTCCCGCATTTACAACTTGGACGGGGTGTATTATGGAAAAATCGACTGTTATTGGTATTGTACTTGGTCTTGTCGCAGTTCTCGTCGGCATGGTGCTCAAGGGAGCCGGACTTTACAATCTGGTCAATCCTGCGGCGTTCATGATTATTATCGTTGGCACCGCCGCTTCTCTCTTTATCGGCTTCCCGATGTCCGAGCTGGCCAAATTTCCGCTGCTGCTCAAAATGATCTTCATCAGCCAAAAGCTGATCACCCGCCAGAACCTCATCACCATGTTCGCGGAATGGGCAAGCATTACTCGCCGTGAAGGCCTGCTCGCTCTGGAAACGAAGGTGGATGAGATCGAGGATCCTTTCCTCAAAAATGGTATGCGCATGATTATCGACGGCAACGACCAGGACTTCGTCCGTGATGTGTTGCTCGAGGACATCAGCGCTATGGAAGAACGCCACAAAACCGGCGCTCTGTTGTTTACTCAAGCTGGCACCTACGCCCCGACACTCGGCGTACTTGGCGCCGTCGTCGGTCTGATCGCTGCCTTGTCGGACATGAGCGACATGACCAAGCTGGCTCATGCGATCGCAGGTGCATTCATCGCGACGCTGCTCGGTATTTTCACCGGTTATGTGCTCTGGCATCCAATTGCCAACAAGCTCAAACGTATGTCCAAGCGTGAATCTCAGCTGAAGTTGATGATGGTAGAAGGTCTCCTCTCGATCCAGTCCGGCGTCTCGACGACCGCCATCAACCAGAAGCTGTCCGTCTACTTGTCGCCGAAGGAGCGCATCCAAATGCAAGCCTCGAAAGAAGGGAAGCTCATTGAGCAAGAAGCGTAA
- a CDS encoding chemotaxis protein MotB — MSKKRKHEEHEEHVDESWLIPYADLLTLLLALFIVLYSSSTVDAKKFEEMSKAFNIALSGGNGVLESYKSTDSQALVSDEQAKEESSKNQSESTQQQVSANNLDKAMQELMKKEQEDLEKLKRQVDQYIDSNGLSTSLETKLNQSRLMITISDRALFPSGNATIKPEAEKLGKFISNILQKYPSYEVMVSGHTDNQPISNSEFRSNWDLSSMRAVRFMDVLLLNDKLDPKRFSAIGNGEYEPVATNDTDAGRAKNRRVEVSIIRNYGQPSAATMISSGFK, encoded by the coding sequence TTGAGCAAGAAGCGTAAACACGAAGAACATGAAGAGCATGTAGACGAATCTTGGCTCATTCCTTATGCGGATCTTTTAACGTTGCTGCTGGCGCTGTTCATCGTACTGTATTCCTCCAGTACCGTTGACGCCAAGAAGTTCGAAGAGATGAGCAAAGCCTTCAACATTGCCTTGTCCGGAGGCAACGGCGTTCTGGAAAGCTACAAGTCAACCGATTCTCAGGCGCTGGTGTCCGACGAGCAAGCTAAGGAAGAAAGCTCCAAAAATCAGAGCGAGTCGACGCAGCAGCAGGTGAGCGCAAACAACCTGGACAAAGCGATGCAGGAACTTATGAAAAAAGAGCAGGAAGATCTCGAGAAGCTCAAGCGCCAGGTTGATCAGTATATCGATTCTAATGGCCTGAGCACTTCGCTTGAGACGAAGCTCAACCAGTCCCGCCTGATGATCACGATCAGTGACCGGGCACTGTTCCCCTCCGGCAACGCCACAATCAAGCCGGAAGCAGAGAAGCTAGGCAAGTTCATCAGCAACATTTTGCAAAAATACCCGAGCTACGAAGTTATGGTATCCGGGCATACGGATAATCAGCCGATCAGCAATTCGGAGTTCCGCTCCAACTGGGATCTGAGCTCGATGCGTGCGGTCCGCTTCATGGATGTGCTGCTGCTCAACGACAAGCTGGATCCAAAGCGATTCAGCGCCATCGGCAACGGGGAGTATGAACCTGTAGCAACTAATGATACCGATGCCGGCCGAGCCAAAAACCGCCGCGTCGAGGTATCCATTATCCGCAACTACGGCCAGCCTTCTGCAGCCACTATGATCTCCTCCGGCTTCAAGTGA
- a CDS encoding 23S rRNA pseudouridine2604 synthase, whose protein sequence is MRINKWISETGYCSRREADKLVSDGHVRINGELALLGSQVEAGDEVVIKGQLLSTHSRHVYLALNKPVGITSTTEAHVPGNIVDFVGHKERIFPIGRLDKDSEGLILMTNDGDIVNRILRAEGRHEKEYIVTIDRPVTPMFLKGMSEGVRILGSMTLPCKVTRVGERVFRIVLTEGKNRQIRRMCSAFGYRVRRLQRVRIMNISLGNLPTGKWRELSRDELQELFTELSYEPVPPTSSSGG, encoded by the coding sequence AGCTGGTCAGTGACGGGCATGTGAGGATCAACGGAGAACTGGCGCTGCTCGGCAGCCAGGTGGAGGCCGGAGACGAGGTCGTTATTAAGGGACAGCTGCTCTCCACGCATAGTCGACATGTGTATCTTGCACTCAACAAGCCGGTTGGCATCACCTCAACGACGGAGGCGCATGTACCGGGCAATATTGTTGATTTTGTCGGTCACAAGGAACGGATCTTCCCGATCGGCCGATTGGACAAGGATTCCGAGGGACTTATTCTTATGACGAATGACGGAGACATCGTGAACCGAATTCTACGGGCGGAGGGCCGCCACGAGAAGGAATATATCGTGACGATCGATCGTCCTGTTACACCAATGTTCCTCAAAGGAATGAGCGAGGGAGTCCGTATATTGGGCAGCATGACCCTCCCCTGCAAAGTAACTCGAGTGGGCGAGCGGGTATTCCGCATCGTTCTGACTGAAGGCAAGAACCGTCAAATTCGCCGCATGTGCAGCGCCTTCGGGTACCGGGTTCGCCGCCTGCAGCGGGTACGCATCATGAATATCAGCCTCGGCAATTTGCCGACAGGCAAATGGCGTGAATTATCACGGGACGAGCTCCAGGAGCTGTTCACGGAGCTGAGCTACGAGCCGGTACCACCGACGAGTAGTTCGGGTGGTTGA